The following are encoded together in the Glycine soja cultivar W05 chromosome 5, ASM419377v2, whole genome shotgun sequence genome:
- the LOC114412467 gene encoding uncharacterized protein LOC114412467: protein MEKLVRSCDKEYMRMAMLKHEETFKEQVYELHRLYQIQKILMQNMDARRGIEVTKEEWYFKNAIGLTCKGAQEKPQMKIDLERPAEEHIAESEDGVLEVIDETEIELTLAPSSYNRRKKVETPLTSDSGHSLSSSSSGSSHVNKTRCHGTHTTRENSSGSIIRLVEVPGSTPAYQSGIRNSFDIEEQLRQERLKQSPWLFQVLNLNMT from the exons ATGGAGAAGCTTGTAAGGTCCTGTGACAAAGAATATATGAGGATGGCCATGTTAAAACACGAAGAAACTTTCAAAGAGCAG GTATATGAGCTTCATCGTTTGTACCAAATTCAGAAGATACTGATGCAAAACATGGATGCCAGAAGAGGAATTGAAGTGACCAAAGAAGAATGGTACTTCAAGAATGCGATCGGTTTAACTTGCAAAGGGGCACAAGAAAAGCCTCAAATGAAAATCGACCTCGAAAGGCCTGCAGAGGAGCACATTGCAGAATCAGAAGATGGGGTGCTAGAGGTCATAGATGAGACTGAGATTGAGCTGACATTAGCCCCCTCAAGTTACAACCGTAGGAAGAAAGTCGAGACACCGCTAACTTCAGATTCAGGACACAGcttgtcttcttcttctagTGGATCCAGCCATGTAAACAAGACAAGATGTCATGGCACTCACACAACAAGAGAAAACTCAAGTGGAAGCATAATTCGCCTCGTCGAGGTGCCGGGTTCTACCCCAGCATACCAAAGTGGAATTAGAAACAGTTTTGATATTGAAGAACAATTAAGACAAGAGAGATTAAAACAGTCACCTTGGCTTTTCCAAGTGTTGAATCTGAACATgacttga